Proteins co-encoded in one Nicotiana sylvestris chromosome 7, ASM39365v2, whole genome shotgun sequence genomic window:
- the LOC138873893 gene encoding uncharacterized protein, which translates to MVTLKNQYETYIVDVRDVDERFSNLQRLIDLSETLVKIKKHLNYPFVFRLVKFTLLLPIFTTTVERTFSTMKLIKSELRNRMNDEFMSSCLVPNVEREIFNIISDETIVNMFQEMKTRRGQL; encoded by the coding sequence ATGGTTACGCTCAAGAATCAGTATGAAACTTATATTGTTGATGTTCGTGATGTTGATGAAAGGTTCTCAAATCTACAAAGACTTATTGATCTTTCTGAAACACTAGTTAAGATAAAGAAGCATTTGAATTATCCATTTGTGTTTCGCCTTGTGAAATTTACTTTGCTTCTACCAATTTTCACTACTACAGTTGAAAGAACTTTTTCGACGATGAAGTTGATCAAGAGTGAATTGCGAAACCGAATGAATGACGAATTCATGAGCAGTTGTTTGGTACCTAATGTAGAAAGAGAAATATTTAACATCATTTCTGATGAGACTATTGTAAATATGTTTCAGGAAATGAAAACTCGTAGAGGACAGTTGTAA